From a region of the Streptomyces sp. B21-083 genome:
- a CDS encoding 2OG-Fe(II)-dependent halogenase WelO5 family protein — protein MTREFSAGLFDQEVVAQLAFNVWVAVPATGGATTVWRHRWEPADEQHRQAYGYQLQTVGHCQRVSLRPELGDGLLFNPANFHAVDPCPGQRRIAFALFLALTTNGQLIAWS, from the coding sequence ATCACCCGGGAGTTCTCCGCCGGGCTCTTCGACCAAGAGGTCGTCGCTCAGCTCGCGTTCAACGTCTGGGTGGCCGTCCCCGCCACCGGCGGGGCGACCACCGTGTGGCGCCACCGCTGGGAGCCGGCCGACGAACAGCACCGCCAGGCGTACGGCTACCAGCTCCAGACCGTCGGGCACTGCCAGCGGGTCAGCCTGCGGCCGGAGCTCGGCGACGGACTGCTGTTCAACCCGGCCAACTTCCACGCGGTCGATCCCTGCCCCGGCCAGCGGCGGATCGCCTTCGCCCTCTTCCTGGCGCTCACCACCAACGGCCAGCTCATCGCCTGGTCCTGA
- a CDS encoding TetR/AcrR family transcriptional regulator C-terminal domain-containing protein: MPRQSASLDLATPERIAETALLIVDQQGLGTLSFRTLASALDISVASLQRRCTDLAGLLDLVTDQLAAHLPEIPPGTDWATATETRFTALYELLTAHPGLVALRGGRPWLGPQLLKRLVEPQLADSLASGMTAAEAITCYRRLYLLTLGSASFVDHRDPKSAQAATRRALAALDPEKFPVLTGHLAAILPAMVDHEVYFGGLRQLIHAADPTRTDKDHDHTGLEPTHEAE, encoded by the coding sequence ATGCCACGGCAATCCGCTTCCCTGGACCTCGCGACTCCCGAACGCATCGCCGAGACAGCCCTGTTGATCGTGGATCAGCAAGGCCTCGGCACACTCAGCTTCCGCACCCTCGCCTCCGCGCTGGACATCTCCGTCGCCTCGCTCCAGCGCCGCTGCACCGACCTGGCCGGCCTGCTGGACCTGGTGACCGACCAACTCGCCGCCCACCTGCCCGAGATCCCGCCCGGCACCGACTGGGCGACCGCCACCGAGACCCGCTTCACCGCGCTGTACGAGCTACTGACGGCCCATCCGGGCCTGGTCGCCCTGCGCGGCGGCCGGCCCTGGCTCGGCCCGCAACTGCTGAAGCGCCTGGTCGAGCCGCAGCTCGCCGACTCTCTCGCGTCCGGCATGACCGCCGCGGAGGCGATCACCTGCTACCGGCGGCTTTACCTGCTCACCCTGGGCAGCGCGAGCTTCGTCGACCACCGCGACCCGAAGTCCGCCCAGGCCGCCACCCGGCGGGCGTTGGCCGCGCTGGACCCCGAGAAGTTTCCGGTGCTGACCGGCCACCTCGCCGCCATCCTGCCCGCCATGGTCGACCACGAGGTCTACTTCGGCGGGCTCCGCCAACTCATCCACGCCGCCGACCCCACCCGCACCGACAAAGACCACGACCACACGGGGCTCGAACCTACCCACGAAGCGGAATAG